A segment of the Carya illinoinensis cultivar Pawnee chromosome 1, C.illinoinensisPawnee_v1, whole genome shotgun sequence genome:
ATCGATATGGGTTGGACGGCTCACAACCGTTGCAATGAGAATTATATTTTATGGCTGGaatatttgtatttggatttaatACAGGTATTTCCTTTATCTCTTTGCAATGGCTGTAAAATATGAGGGTGGTGGGCATCAGAAATCCATCATGTTGGCTAGGCTCTTTTTGGCATGTTGGTTAATGGAATTACTATTTTTGGCATGCATGgcatttattgcatttatagcTTGGAATTTGAAGGAAAAGTTCAATTGCAATCATCCCATAACCACCATGAATCCTTATTTGGTGGTGCTGGAGAAaaagattttgttattttatagGTGGATGAAGGGGAAAATTTTCCTCAAAATgatgtgttattttttttcctccctaTTTTTCACATCTTTGCCTCTCAGATCCATAAACTAATTCTTATCTTTGTTTATCAATTTTACAGCCTGCTGGTGGTCAGAGTAATATCATGTTTACTGAAGAACcagatatgaagaaaaaaaagattgatAAACAATTACCATGGTGCTGGAAAGTGCTGCACGATTTTACGTGCATTACCATGGTTGAGGATGAAGTCCTCCAGGATTTTACGTGCTTTGTTAAAGGCAGAGACATTTACGTGCTTTACATAATTTGATGTAAAATGACTGTTTGATTTATGACTAACACTAAATTAGTTAGCCGTATGTATCCTTCAAATGGAAAATAAACCTATTCTATCCATAGGTTACAACAGATTTTACGTGCTGCTAGTTATTGATGTTGCATGAGGATCAACTGATGGTTATGGTAATGGTCAATTTTTGAATTATTCTGTCAAAACAGATAGACCTATTTGCTGCTAGAAAATATTAGCAGCTGGAATCCGAACCCCCTTCTAAGTTCAAGCACTATATAACATAAGAGAATGCATTCTAATGCCTACCAAAAAGAACATCTCAACTCCCTATATCTTCCATcacaatataaaagaaataatgataCATATCCATGACCATAAGGAAAATTCTAAACATCCCTGGGGTGCACAATTTCATTCCAACCAAGCATTTGGGCAGAGTTACATTTTCTATTCTCTACCACAGAAACAAGTACCCAGCAGACCAAGCATTACATTGTACGAATCAGAGTTACATAACTAGGATTTACGTCCACAAAATATCATGTTACTAGTTAACAACAATCCCAAATTCACTTATATAACACTAGGTAAAATGCATGTACAAATACAAAACAACAGTAAATCCAAAATAGCGTGCACAACCCCCTTCTTCTAGCTTCTTGTGCATTGAGCAGCAACTCCTTTTGCGTAACCTCGTCGCTTTTATTGGACAGCATCATGCTTACCCTCTCGAGGCGATCCACTATCTTATGGAGCTCAATCTCCCTCTTTTCCAGCATCTGAAGTATGTTCTCTacatctttctctttctttaaaaGTTCATCAATTCTTTCTTGAACTTGTAGCTCCATCACTTCATTACCATCCAACCACTTGAAAAAGCCACAATATGGTAAGCCCTGCACATTTTCATGTTTATATTAGAAAAGAGGAACTGTGCAGTTTATTAAtgcttatataaaatattttaggcaACAAACATTTTACTTACCTGGGTATTATACTTTGAACACCCTAAGAAGGGTCTTCTTGGGTTTTTTGTAGTCGTTGACCATTTCAATGTGGCTTCCAGCTTGCAAAAGCACAATTCTTTTCCCAAACTACGTTTGggaaaagatgatgaagatattGATGGCGATGATTTTGACATTCTAATATGAACCCCCATAAATCAATTGAATAACAGTTGAATAATGATGGAATAATTAATGAAGAGCGGGAAGTTTTGACAGATTAATGAAGAGCAGCAAGTTTAGAAAGTATTAttcataatataattagttagtaattttcaactttttttaatgaagATAAGTTAGTGAAAGGAGGCCCGGATTTCAGAAATACATAAAAGACCCAGGTGGTTACTTCTAGGGAAATACTTGGTTACTGAACGACCATTCAAGTGCACATTTATAATTGAGATTCAATAATCACTAAACAGAAAAATTCTGGATAAACAAACCAGAAAAACTAAGGATAAACAGACCAATCAACTACCTTGAAGCGTTGAAGTGCAACTAAGGAAAAACCAAGCACTTAACGACCATTCAAGTGCACATTTATAAATGAGATTCAATAATCACTAAACATAAAAACTTAGGATAAACAATCCAATCAACTACCTTCAAGCCTTGAAGTGCAACTAAGGAAAAACCAAGCACTTAACGACCATTCAACTGCACATTTATAATTGAGATTCAATAATCACTAAACAGAAAAACTAAGGATAAACCATCCAATCAACTACCTTGAAGCCTTGAAGTGCAACTAAGGAAAAACCAAGCACTTAACGACCATTCAACTGCACATTTATAATTGAGATTCAATAATCACTAAACAGAAAAACTAAGGATAAACCATCCAATCAACTACCTTGAAGCCTTGAAGTGCAACTAAGGAAAAACCAAGCACTTAACGACCATTCAACTGCACATTTATAATTGAGATTCAATAATCACTAAACATAAAAACTAAGGATAAACCATCCAATCAACTACCTTCAAGCCTTGAAGTGCAAGTAAGGAAAAACCAACAACTTAACGACCATTCAACTGCACATTTATAATTGAGATTCAATAATCACTAAACAGAAAATTATTGTGAAAAACCATCCAATCAACAACCTTGAAGCCTTGCTGTTGCTAGTAAAACTAAGGAAAAACATTGACTTGAAATCAATAATTAGTTTCAGGCATATGGTAGAAAGGGGCTTTTATTTTCCTAGTTCTCCCAAACCTCCCTAATTTCATTCCTACCCGATGCTATCCTtcacatcaatattttttttctgtaaTGTAACAAATTTTCCACAAATTTTCGCAGCAGCCATATGCAGTAAGTATTAAAACCACTCATCTCAAACAGATCAAATAAATGAGATAATAAAGCTATATGAAATTTCTGTGCACaaaccataaaaacacaaaCATCAGGCTCGAAGAAATGACAGTAGCACATTCGACAATATTCAAAAGACACAATGATAGTTGTTCCCTCTTTCCCACATtctctcagcaaccaaacagagctACAGCAGCTTCTAAGATCCCAGTCCGCCAATAATACCCAAAACTCAATCCAATCAAACCCAACcaagcagaaaataaattctagaaaaacgttaaaacaaaccaaaaccatTTCAAAGAAGTACATAAATTCGTGCCTTGAGGGTTCTTTGGGAGAGATTCGTGCCTTGAGGGTCGTGGGTTCGTGTCCCGTCACGACCTCAGGTATCAAGACGACAGGGATGGAGGTTTGGGGGAGAGCACGGGGTGAAGACTGAGTGGGTTCTCTGGGAGGACGATGGGGAGAGGGAGGGCGAGTGGGTTCACGGGTTCGtgtgggttagggttagggttgagAGGGATGATGAGAAATGAGAGATGAGAGGGAGAGATGCGAGGGAGATGAGAGGGTTAGGGTTCGGTAGGGAGATGAGAGGGAGCGATGCGAGGGAGATGAGAGGGTTAGGGTTCGGTCGGTAGGGAGATGCGAGGGTTAGGGTTCGGTTCGTGTGAGAAGAGAGgacgagagagaagagagagacgaAAAGgacgagagagaagagagagatgagaacaAACATTTGAAGTATGGGAAAGGGAAAGCCACCGATGGGATTCGAAAaccaaaacggcgtcgtttacatTTAAGTTGCCACGTAGGCAACGGGGACGCAAAGGGGACGCACCGCGGGGATGTTTAGCATTTTCGTAAAATCATATACGCAATCATAAAGTACGGATGAATAAATATGCAATTCACTATAGGCGTACAAGACCCGGTTAGACTGGCTGTCACTCATGGGGGCTGGTGTAGAACCGGCGGCTGGCGGTAGTAGAAATATAATTCGTCtgatttaattcaattttgtaTAAAACTTAAAAGGTAAcactgattttatattttttaaaattaattatgcatCGATTACTTCTCTAAATCATACTTTCGATTTTACAGATTTGGTACcatttttcggttttaatatattaaatatattagtattattaattatttataaaaaaaaatatgttaaaaatttattaggtaataaaatatatatattcatatgacttatatatattacctaataaatatatatatttttatatttaaaacatatgattaaataaatatttatgtttaatattaaaatgctatgttataaattataatccattatttcatacataattatatatctaatatataaaaaattaaaaattaataaaatatatctaatatgTTGACCGGTCTGGTCTGATGTTGGAAAACGTAAAACTAATTCTGGATTGGATTTGACcggtttttaaaatgaagaaatCGATTATGGACTGAATCGGTCGAAAACCGGACTGAACCAACTAGTCTGGTCCGGTCTGGGCCAATTTTTTGGTTTACTTTTACACCCGTAGGCGGTAGGAATTTGCTAACACCGACATCGGCCGATTTGATCCCGATTTGTACCAATGTCAAATCGTTGAACCAAccaatagtatatatatatatttcttatatatatcttACGTAAAATGACAATGTTTAATAGTAAGTCAAATGATGTCGTTTTACACTtgagttttagaaaaataataataataatacgcAACGATGCCATTTGGTTTAATACATAAAACGATGTCGTTTGAATTTAGGGTTTATTACCTCTTTTCCCACCCCTTCCTTCTCCTTattctctttttctcattttctcttttagactctctctctttctcatttGGTTTAATACAAGCTGGCAACGTAGTGCCGCACATCCTCTCTCCTCTTTCATGCTGCTGGTGAGACCCACATCAccttaatatcatttttatagcTCACATTCGATCACTCTTTCTGAATTTATATATCCATATGTcggtatgatttttattttttgagtttgttTCAAATGAAAGTTTACAATATAAATCAATGAATATgtagtatattttttaaattttccataTTTGTTGCTTCTGTTACCAATCGGGGATCATGATACATTGCCGATTGTTTTGGACCTAGGTCATTTTCTAGGTTTGTAACTTTAAGTTCGTGTTTGCATAACCGACTAGAAACCGGCGAATTGACCAAAATCACACCGAGACCGACATTGCCTATTTTCTCCCCCTTAACCAACCTATTTCGGCCAGTTTTAAGCATTTATAAAATTAGTCGGTCTTAACCCCTAGGATttacattctttttcaaaataagtatACAATACTTCACAACACATTTCTAAGTATATTAGAtagacatttttaaatatattaaaattttataaaattttgcaaagtaTATGGGGATTTACATTTTTTTGGAAGgccattttatatatttataaaattatgattacAAACTAgggtatattttaatttttcaaaaaaatttgagGGGCTTAGATCAAAATCGGTCTGCCATTGATGCCATaccatttaatcattataactataATCTCAATATAAATGTCTAAATTTATAAACAATTTAttggaatatatttatatacggAGTTATTATATTCTCAAGTTAATATGTAGAGCATATCATTTATATCATCTAAATTATAATActtgattcataatatttaaattttaaaatttatttttcaaataaaattatattatataagagcACTACTAGTGAGATAGATATAGTCAAATTGTGGCCAAAATTTAGCTAAATTGCTTAAAAACCAGCTACGCCAAATAATTTGGCCATTCCCTTTCATCGCCAAATAACTTTTCATGTATAAAAAATTGCTTTCCGCTTGTATGTTCATCGCGCATAAAAAGGCTCTTCCACCATAAAGCATCTCTTGGAAAAGGCTCCCAAACATGCTGAAGTCACCcaaaaattgaagaacaatCATAGCCTTCTTTCTTCAAAACAGCCGTTGTTAACCCAATGCTAAAGTGTCCATCGTCACCGCCTGCAACAGTCGCCGTTGTTTGCCTGTTCCAGTAAGCCCATGCAACCGCTagctctcatttttttttctttttctgttatttttttaggtttttttctatttctacatGTTTctagattttagattttttcaagTCCTTGtggttgttttttctttctcggTTCTACTTCCACCATCGACCCTGTTTTACCTTTTCGTTCCTGAGGTTCTATTGgttatttgagatttttttttttggtggtccTTGAGCTTAATACGAGCATAATAAGTTCCTTCCTCTTTTAAGGTAGTGTCAACTTGAATGTTATACACTGATGGTCCGTGACTTGAATGTTCCttcataaaacttttttttttttttttggtttcttttggtGGTCCTTTCTTTTGATTAATTGTTGGTGCAACTTGATCAATGTTGTGGATTATGGATTTGGGCTGTTTGGGGAGATTATGAAGAGGGTCTTTGAGCCGAATGTGGTGATAGTAGGTACTTTGGTTAATGGTTTGTGTAATTATGATAGGGTTCATTGTACGCTTCAACTGTTTGATAAACTGTGTGAGAAGAGACTTGGAGAGAGTGTGATCATATATGGGGCTCTTATTGATGGACTTTGTAAAACGAACGAGATTGGTCGAGCTTTGTATATGCATAGAAGGATGGTGAAGGCAGAGTGTAAGGTGAATGAGCTAACTTATGACATGATCATCGATGCTCAGATGGGTGTATATTGAAGGATTTTGTGCATGTTGTTTGAACACACGACATGAATTCTATTTTTTCGTTTTTTGGTTATGGTATTTGGATTGAAAGAATATTGGTTagagatttgtttttttgttagaatatgaccgttagaaaaaaagaaccgtaaaaaaattatatccgtTAGAATAATATAaacgttaaaaaattaatatgtactttttaataatgaataaatattttaattacaattggaattaaaataaatgaaaatgatagaatcaatattttaataaaatagtgatagatttgagagtttattatttgatattattaaaaagtttgctagttaaattttcaaaagtgaATTTCCTATTTAAAATTTGGCCAAATTTTAGTTAGGTTGCTACTAGtgcttttaagtattttattaaatgtgCTCTACATAccgaattaaaaatataatttcttcttATATAAATTCATAATCACTTGTGTATGAAGTTTCTCAAATAACTTTCGCAACTTCATTCATGATGACTTGAATATACCTAGTAACGTCATAATCTTAACATAATTAAGTAGTTCACATAAGCTTTTAATAACAAATCCCATCgatttaagaaataaataaagtcaTAAGATAGCTCGTGAACGAGTtcgattaataaaaataaaataaatagaatttgaACATATATAATCGATTGCATGCGGTAATACACACGATTATGGTGATGCTCAATGATTACTACAAACTATTGTTGATTTGCACCTGGCATTGATAGCTGGGTGATAAGAACATGTGCATGGGAATAGCCATGTGGAATCATTACAGGAAGAGTACTTTAGTGTACCGATCATCAGGATGGAAGATGGTGTCACTGTGACGACTTAAGGGGCACCGAGTCATGAAAGGAACATTACTTTTAAGAGACATGAAAGGTCCCGTTCTTGTCAATGTCAAATTAACCACTACGAGGTACGTAGGTCCCTGTTTATAATGGGCAAATGTTTTGCAGTTGGGCATAGTCTTTTTTGAAGAGGTGGGGTTGGTaccaaagttttaaaattcgTTCCGTTCTGGTCGGAATGGTCGGAATTTTTTGTGCCAGAACAGTGACCAGAATGGGATTGATATCTGttccgttccgggtcaaattccgACCATTCCGGTtaaattccggccgttccggtcaattccggccggaattcaaaaaaaaaaaaaaacttttaaataagttaaaaaataatgaataaaattgtactttaagaattcaaatacccatttccgtgcattagaagtattgttacttttaataatttttctattctttaatttttttcctttatttttatgtcttaactcaagtttgtgaattttttcaatatatattcattttataaatctttaattcttctatatatatacacatatacatatcacacacttacatatatgtatttattttattaattgttagtttatatatacatataaatatttatatataatatataattaatcccgaaacggtacaccgaaacgtaccggtaccgaaatattccgttccagtacctcaaccggaatggtttccggaacggatttcaaaactttggttggTACTATTATCTCGCAATCTTTTCGACAATGAAAAGGAAAGCAATGGATATTGGAATTGTCTCGTAATTAAGGTGGAATTAATgggcaaaaatgttttctttgtttttaaatatctaGCATTcgtttacttttctttttttttgttgttaaaaaaatattcttttggagaatgaatgaaatgaatagGGGAGAAATCATGATCGGAAGTGTGCAAATTAATGTATCACCTCATATTAGATGtaaattcattcattttttaataatgatacACGTACATACCACTATTTTTACAacccattatataataatattttaaaataaaggtatataaagaaattgatttttttataaattattttataaaaatactcataatttaaaatatagttgtataAAGAATGATTTAAAAGGTCGTGTATGTGTAGTTTTACTtccttttatatttaattaactaTTCAGTAATTTTGTCCAAAAACACAGAGAAAAAAAGTCAAGaaaattgaagtaaattgatcAGTGTtgatgttttatattttcatactaaaagatatatagataaaaaaaaaagaaataatttatacaaattttaattaaaccaattttttataagtctttataaaaaaaaaaaaaattattattttttaatgagacTTACTTTTTTACGAAAGAATTTATATCTTTACCGAATAATACTGTTCGAGAAAATAGAGTAGTACATAAAGTTGACATAGGTAGGAAAGTCACGTGAGAACGTAATTATCGTTTGAAATCAAAATGTGAATTATATCAACTTTTTAAACTCACAAAGTGAAATTCCGTTGTAgtcaattattataaaattattgccattatcaataataataaaaaaaaatgctggaAATTAATGAGATATAATATCTTTAAACATCATGTGATTGATTCATTGTAATAATTGGTGGAGCCCCAGGCCTGTtttgtaaatttgtatttaTCTTATGTCGCActgaaattaattaagaaaatatataaattcttccAGGTTTTCTTAACCTAATTAATCACGTGCTCATtgcaattatttatatatatatatatatttccgtcgttttattctcaaattattttgttttaattttaggtCGGGGTCGGAATG
Coding sequences within it:
- the LOC122303247 gene encoding pentatricopeptide repeat-containing protein At1g77405-like; this encodes MLKCPSSPPATVAVVCLFQVHCTLQLFDKLCEKRLGESVIIYGALIDGLCKTNEIGRALYMHRRMVKAECKVNELTYDMIIDAQMGVY